Proteins from a genomic interval of Brachybacterium vulturis:
- a CDS encoding helix-turn-helix domain-containing protein, translated as MTGRSVARIERAKRDAAILESLAQGRTQREAAERHGVSKTTVQRVLSTMQETLPEQTVARDLMMSRFATYRAHLWPLLEQDPVRTVPRLLEVDQLEARTRGLMDPQQGNGTAEVQGMLAMLIGRPAGGTA; from the coding sequence GTGACCGGGCGCAGCGTGGCCCGGATCGAGCGTGCGAAGCGTGACGCAGCGATCCTGGAGTCCCTGGCGCAGGGCCGCACGCAGCGGGAGGCAGCCGAGCGGCACGGCGTGTCCAAGACGACCGTGCAGCGGGTCCTGTCCACCATGCAGGAGACCCTGCCTGAGCAGACCGTAGCCCGTGACCTGATGATGTCGAGGTTCGCCACCTACCGGGCGCACCTGTGGCCCCTGCTGGAGCAGGACCCCGTGCGGACAGTCCCGCGGCTGCTGGAGGTCGACCAGCTGGAGGCCCGCACCCGCGGCCTGATGGACCCGCAACAGGGCAACGGCACCGCCGAGGTGCAGGGCATGCTGGCAATGCTGATCGGACGACCTGCAGGGGGCACGGCATGA
- a CDS encoding recombinase RecA, whose product MSEPHPLYADVAALLNGTMPDPPAPAILARSDGHALFYTGQVNLVFGDPESGKTWVALAAAAEALRDGGSALVLDLDHNGMQATVQRLLMLGAPGGALSDLQRFRYVEPEDAPHLVDVVADVVAWRPDVTVLDSIGELLPLFGVSSNSPDDFTMVHSRVMKPLAAKADTALIAIDHLAKNSESRALGATGTAAKRRAIGGVSLRVKLLEAFTPGRGGAALLTIHKDRHGGLRAVSPAEDKEPVAGTFKLSTVDGATSWRVHAPAGGERNPAEAADPADVDALRQMDPQPVSVRDVQERMTWRRSRAADALREYRRVSDTSAESVRFPGSHTQGAEPGTAPGATRCAACGEPSTYPIHPTCEEAPR is encoded by the coding sequence GTGTCAGAACCTCATCCCCTGTACGCCGATGTCGCCGCGCTGCTGAACGGCACCATGCCGGACCCTCCAGCACCGGCGATCCTCGCCCGGTCCGACGGGCACGCGCTGTTCTACACGGGACAGGTCAACCTCGTGTTCGGTGATCCCGAGTCCGGGAAGACGTGGGTAGCGCTCGCAGCAGCCGCCGAGGCTCTGCGCGACGGCGGCAGCGCCCTGGTCCTGGACCTTGACCACAACGGCATGCAGGCCACCGTGCAGCGGCTGCTGATGCTGGGGGCACCCGGCGGGGCACTGTCCGACCTCCAGCGGTTCCGGTACGTCGAGCCGGAGGACGCACCGCACCTGGTGGACGTCGTCGCCGACGTCGTGGCCTGGCGACCCGATGTCACGGTCCTGGACTCCATCGGGGAACTACTCCCCCTGTTCGGTGTCAGCTCCAACAGCCCCGACGACTTCACCATGGTGCACTCCCGCGTGATGAAGCCGCTGGCCGCGAAGGCTGACACGGCCCTGATCGCGATTGACCACCTGGCGAAGAACAGCGAGTCCCGGGCATTGGGAGCGACCGGCACCGCAGCGAAGCGCCGAGCGATCGGCGGTGTGTCCCTGCGCGTGAAGCTGCTGGAGGCGTTCACCCCGGGCCGGGGCGGCGCAGCCCTGCTGACGATCCACAAGGACCGGCACGGCGGTCTGCGCGCCGTCTCCCCCGCCGAGGACAAGGAGCCGGTGGCGGGGACGTTCAAGCTGTCCACCGTCGACGGGGCGACGTCCTGGAGGGTGCACGCCCCTGCGGGCGGGGAGCGGAACCCTGCCGAGGCTGCGGACCCTGCCGACGTCGACGCGCTGCGGCAGATGGACCCGCAGCCGGTGTCGGTCCGGGACGTGCAGGAGCGGATGACGTGGCGACGCTCCCGGGCCGCTGACGCGCTGCGGGAGTACCGACGAGTTTCTGACACATCGGCGGAGTCTGTGCGGTTCCCCGGTTCCCACACCCAGGGTGCGGAACCCGGAACCGCTCCCGGCGCGACCCGCTGCGCGGCCTGCGGTGAGCCGTCCACCTACCCGATCCACCCCACCTGCGAGGAGGCCCCCCGATGA
- a CDS encoding helix-turn-helix domain-containing protein — MPDTLTGRYVTQSTAAEYLNVTDRTIRNLIARGDLTGYRLGARAIRVDRAELDALLTPIPTAGDHR, encoded by the coding sequence ATGCCTGACACCCTGACAGGCCGGTACGTCACGCAGTCCACAGCGGCTGAGTACCTGAACGTCACCGACCGCACGATCCGCAACCTCATTGCACGGGGGGACCTCACCGGGTACCGCCTCGGAGCACGCGCGATCCGCGTCGACCGGGCCGAGCTGGACGCCCTGCTGACCCCGATCCCCACGGCGGGTGATCACCGGTGA
- a CDS encoding tyrosine-type recombinase/integrase encodes MAAKRRRTRRSFGAVRKLPSGRYQASYLDPAGQRRAAPSTFTAKIDADAWLSVQRAALETGSWRGRDDRVTVGEYAQQWLPTHQVRERTRYHYGVQIDRWIVPTFGTTPMVDVTPAMVRKWLSIFPADKPAARANAYRVLAQLFRAAADDGIVAESPVRVRGAGQYERKREGHALTVADVSALAGKAPEGRQLAILLAAYCALRPGEVLGLRRRDVDTRAHALNVRETASAVHAGSARIGPVKTSSSVRTVHYPAELHEQVLAQLRDHATDGPMGHLFPSPRDPAQPLSYTGYLYMFRRAAEAAELHDVKPHDLRHTGATLAAATGATTRELMSRLGHTSPTIAMGYQHAVRERDRSIADALGAALATVSTSDETTSSETAGGDDR; translated from the coding sequence ATGGCAGCGAAGCGACGACGGACCCGCCGATCCTTCGGGGCGGTGCGGAAGCTCCCCAGCGGGAGATACCAGGCGAGCTACCTGGACCCCGCAGGGCAGCGCCGCGCCGCCCCGTCGACGTTCACCGCCAAGATCGACGCCGACGCGTGGCTGTCCGTGCAACGCGCCGCCCTGGAGACCGGATCATGGCGGGGCCGCGACGACCGGGTCACCGTGGGCGAGTACGCGCAGCAGTGGCTGCCGACGCACCAGGTGCGCGAGCGGACCCGCTACCACTACGGCGTGCAGATCGACCGATGGATCGTCCCCACGTTCGGCACGACGCCGATGGTCGACGTCACCCCCGCGATGGTCCGCAAGTGGCTGTCCATCTTCCCCGCCGACAAGCCCGCCGCCCGCGCCAACGCGTACCGAGTCCTGGCCCAGCTGTTCCGTGCAGCAGCCGATGACGGGATCGTCGCCGAGTCCCCCGTCAGGGTGCGCGGGGCAGGCCAGTACGAGCGCAAGCGCGAGGGTCACGCGCTCACCGTCGCCGACGTGTCCGCCCTCGCCGGGAAGGCCCCCGAGGGGCGGCAGCTGGCGATCCTGCTGGCCGCGTACTGCGCGCTGCGCCCCGGGGAAGTCCTCGGGCTGCGCCGCCGTGACGTCGACACCAGAGCGCACGCCCTGAACGTCCGAGAGACAGCGTCCGCTGTGCATGCCGGATCAGCGCGCATCGGCCCCGTCAAGACGTCATCGAGCGTCCGCACGGTCCACTACCCCGCCGAGCTGCACGAGCAGGTGCTGGCACAGCTGCGCGACCATGCGACCGATGGGCCGATGGGGCACCTGTTCCCCTCGCCGCGTGACCCGGCGCAGCCGCTGTCCTACACCGGCTACCTATACATGTTCCGGCGTGCTGCCGAGGCTGCGGAGCTGCACGACGTGAAGCCGCACGACCTGCGCCACACCGGGGCGACGCTTGCAGCCGCGACGGGGGCGACTACGCGGGAGCTGATGTCCCGCCTGGGGCACACCTCCCCCACCATCGCGATGGGCTATCAGCACGCCGTCAGGGAGCGTGACCGCTCCATCGCGGACGCCCTGGGGGCAGCGCTCGCCACGGTGAGCACGAGCGATGAGACGACCAGCAGCGAGACGGCCGGAGGCGATGACCGATGA
- the glnA gene encoding type I glutamate--ammonia ligase: MFNSPSEVVKYIEEEDVEFIDIRFCDLPGVMQHFNIPASTFDEEAIATGQLFDGSSIRGFQAIHESDMKLIPDLETAYLDPFRERKTLIMNFSIVDPFTDEPYSRDPRTVASKAEEYLKSTGIADTALFAAEAEFYIFDDVRFKTGVNSGFYSIDSDEAVWNTDRDESEFGGNQGYKTRLKGGYFPVPPNDQMADLRDEICAVLEETGLQVERAHHEVGTAGQQEINYRFNTLLQAADDVMKFKYVVKNTVWDAGKTATFMPKPLFGDNGSGMHTHQSLWKDGEPLFFDERGYGGLSDIARWYIGGIIEHSPSLTAFTNPTVNSFKRLVPGFEAPVNMVYSARNRSAAIRIPVTGASAKAKRVEFRAPDPSANPYLAFAAQLMAGIDGIRNRIEPPEPIDKDLYELPPEEHKAIKQLPESLGAALDALEADHDFLTEGDVFPEDMISTWIELKRTTEIDPFRFRPHPHEFELYYDI, translated from the coding sequence GTGTTCAACAGTCCCAGCGAGGTCGTGAAGTACATCGAGGAGGAGGACGTCGAGTTCATCGACATCCGGTTCTGCGATCTTCCCGGCGTGATGCAGCACTTCAACATCCCCGCGAGCACCTTCGATGAAGAGGCGATCGCCACCGGCCAGCTCTTCGACGGTTCCTCGATCCGCGGGTTCCAGGCGATCCACGAGTCCGACATGAAGCTGATCCCGGATCTGGAGACGGCCTACCTGGACCCGTTCCGCGAGCGCAAGACGCTCATCATGAACTTCTCCATCGTGGACCCGTTCACGGACGAGCCCTACTCCCGGGACCCCCGCACCGTCGCGAGCAAGGCCGAGGAGTACCTGAAGTCCACCGGGATCGCGGACACCGCGCTCTTCGCCGCCGAGGCCGAGTTCTACATCTTCGACGACGTCCGCTTCAAGACCGGCGTGAACTCCGGTTTCTACAGCATCGACTCCGACGAGGCGGTGTGGAACACCGACCGTGACGAGTCCGAGTTCGGTGGCAATCAGGGGTACAAGACGCGCCTGAAGGGCGGGTACTTCCCGGTGCCGCCCAACGACCAGATGGCGGATCTGCGTGACGAGATCTGCGCCGTGCTGGAAGAGACCGGCCTGCAGGTCGAGCGCGCTCACCACGAGGTCGGCACGGCGGGCCAGCAGGAGATCAACTACCGCTTCAACACGCTGCTGCAGGCGGCCGACGACGTCATGAAGTTCAAGTACGTCGTGAAGAACACCGTCTGGGACGCGGGCAAGACCGCGACCTTCATGCCCAAGCCCCTGTTCGGCGACAACGGCTCGGGGATGCACACCCACCAGTCGCTGTGGAAGGACGGCGAGCCGCTGTTCTTCGACGAGCGCGGCTACGGCGGCCTCTCCGACATCGCCCGCTGGTACATCGGCGGGATCATCGAGCACTCCCCCTCCCTGACGGCCTTCACCAACCCCACGGTGAACTCCTTCAAGCGACTGGTGCCCGGCTTCGAGGCCCCGGTGAACATGGTCTACTCGGCCCGCAACCGCTCGGCCGCGATCCGCATCCCGGTCACCGGTGCCTCTGCGAAGGCCAAGCGCGTGGAGTTCCGTGCACCGGACCCCTCGGCGAACCCGTATCTGGCCTTCGCCGCGCAGCTGATGGCCGGTATCGACGGCATCCGCAACCGGATCGAGCCGCCCGAGCCGATCGACAAGGACCTGTACGAGCTGCCGCCGGAGGAGCACAAGGCGATCAAGCAGCTGCCCGAGTCCCTGGGAGCCGCACTGGACGCCCTCGAGGCGGATCACGACTTCCTCACCGAGGGCGATGTGTTCCCCGAGGACATGATCTCGACCTGGATCGAGCTGAAGCGCACCACGGAGATCGACCCGTTCCGCTTCCGCCCGCACCCGCACGAGTTCGAGCTCTACTACGACATCTGA
- a CDS encoding RDD family protein, with amino-acid sequence MIDRKDLGSWMDGPPVEEGYVKGSSLGLPPQGPGSVAPFWRRPLSLAIDWGLCMLVSALVFSGDALANLVLFFAVNVLFLSLFGATPGQFVLRLRVLPVTGRSPMVLRALVRTTLMLLLLPAVVWNRDSQPLHDVVAGTAVVTV; translated from the coding sequence GTGATCGATCGCAAGGACCTCGGCTCATGGATGGACGGCCCTCCGGTGGAGGAGGGATACGTCAAGGGCTCCTCCCTCGGCCTGCCCCCGCAGGGCCCGGGCTCCGTCGCGCCCTTCTGGAGGAGGCCGCTGTCGCTGGCGATCGACTGGGGCCTGTGCATGCTCGTCTCCGCCCTGGTGTTCTCCGGGGACGCGTTGGCGAACCTGGTCCTGTTCTTCGCGGTGAACGTGCTGTTCCTGAGCCTTTTCGGGGCGACGCCGGGTCAGTTCGTGCTCAGGCTGCGGGTGCTGCCGGTCACCGGTCGCTCCCCGATGGTCCTGCGCGCGCTGGTGCGCACCACCCTGATGCTCCTGCTGCTGCCGGCGGTGGTCTGGAACCGTGATTCCCAGCCGCTGCACGATGTGGTCGCGGGCACCGCGGTCGTCACGGTCTGA
- a CDS encoding DUF4191 domain-containing protein, with amino-acid sequence MARTSETKPEKGSKKKQKLNPDGTKKQGRIKQIIEVFKYTQEVDRTTLPWMIAAILGAIALGVLVSWLVLNSPWYGIFMGLAIGLLIAMMILARKAERAAFGRIKGQSGAALAAMQSIRRGWNVDEEPVQIDPRSQKMLFRASGRAGIAMVAEDSSSISMKMLEKERRSIRRVLQHDNVPVHQIVVGDGDGEVPLHKLPNYMQRMKKQLTKDEAAQVTKRLNALRRSLRQSVPKGVDPMRARPNRKAMRGR; translated from the coding sequence ATGGCTCGCACGTCCGAGACCAAGCCCGAGAAGGGCTCGAAGAAGAAGCAGAAGCTGAACCCTGACGGCACCAAGAAGCAGGGCCGCATCAAGCAGATCATCGAGGTGTTCAAGTACACCCAGGAGGTCGACCGCACCACCCTGCCGTGGATGATCGCGGCGATCCTCGGTGCGATCGCGCTGGGTGTGCTGGTGAGCTGGCTGGTGCTGAACAGCCCCTGGTACGGCATCTTCATGGGCCTGGCGATCGGCCTCCTGATCGCCATGATGATCCTGGCCCGGAAGGCGGAGCGGGCGGCGTTCGGCCGCATCAAGGGCCAGTCCGGTGCGGCGCTGGCGGCGATGCAGTCCATCCGCCGGGGCTGGAACGTGGACGAGGAGCCGGTCCAGATCGATCCCCGCAGTCAGAAGATGCTCTTCCGCGCCTCGGGCCGGGCGGGCATCGCGATGGTGGCGGAGGACTCCTCGAGCATCTCCATGAAGATGCTCGAGAAGGAGCGCCGCAGCATCCGCCGGGTGCTCCAGCACGACAACGTCCCGGTCCACCAGATCGTCGTCGGCGACGGTGACGGCGAGGTGCCCCTGCACAAGCTGCCCAACTACATGCAGCGCATGAAGAAGCAGCTGACCAAGGATGAGGCCGCCCAGGTGACCAAGCGCCTGAACGCGCTGCGCCGCTCGCTGCGTCAGTCAGTGCCCAAGGGCGTGGACCCGATGCGCGCCCGACCGAACCGCAAGGCGATGCGCGGCCGCTGA
- the lipA gene encoding lipoyl synthase — translation MTTAPEGRRLLRIEARNAEVPIERKPEWIKTRAVMGPEYTAMKKRVHGQGLHTVCEEAGCPNIFECWEDREATFLIGGDTCTRRCDFCNIATGKPMAVDPMEPFKVAQSVQEMGLRYSTITGVARDDLEDGAAGLFARTCEQIHAMNPGTGVELLIDDIKGNGQHLEQVFEAKPEVFAHNLETVPRIFKQIRPAFRYERSLDVISMGKAAGMITKSNLILGMGETDDEILDSLQRLRDAGCDIITITQYMRPSKLHHPIDRWVKPQQFVALSVAAEEMGFLAVMAGPMVRSSYRAGKLWAQAMRKLGREIPENLLHLDSNQPARQEAASVVARTQQAAAS, via the coding sequence GTGACTACCGCCCCCGAAGGCCGGCGCCTGCTGCGCATCGAGGCACGCAATGCCGAAGTCCCGATCGAGCGCAAACCGGAATGGATCAAGACCCGCGCCGTGATGGGTCCGGAGTACACCGCGATGAAGAAGCGGGTGCACGGTCAGGGCCTGCACACGGTGTGCGAGGAGGCCGGCTGCCCCAACATCTTCGAGTGCTGGGAGGATCGCGAGGCGACCTTCCTCATCGGTGGCGACACCTGCACCCGCCGCTGTGACTTCTGCAACATCGCCACCGGCAAGCCGATGGCCGTGGACCCGATGGAGCCCTTCAAGGTGGCGCAGTCCGTCCAGGAGATGGGTCTGCGCTACTCGACCATCACGGGCGTGGCCCGAGACGATCTCGAGGACGGCGCGGCCGGCCTCTTCGCCCGCACCTGCGAGCAGATCCACGCGATGAACCCCGGCACCGGGGTCGAGCTCCTGATCGACGACATCAAGGGCAACGGCCAGCACCTGGAACAGGTCTTCGAGGCGAAGCCGGAGGTGTTCGCCCACAACCTGGAGACCGTGCCGCGGATCTTCAAGCAGATCCGCCCCGCCTTCCGGTACGAGCGTTCGCTCGATGTGATCTCGATGGGCAAGGCCGCCGGGATGATCACCAAGTCCAATCTCATCCTCGGCATGGGTGAGACGGACGACGAGATCCTGGACTCGCTCCAACGCCTGCGCGACGCCGGCTGCGACATCATCACGATCACGCAGTACATGCGCCCCTCCAAGCTGCATCACCCGATCGACCGCTGGGTCAAGCCCCAGCAGTTCGTGGCGCTGTCCGTGGCCGCCGAGGAGATGGGGTTCCTCGCCGTGATGGCGGGGCCGATGGTCCGCTCCTCCTACCGCGCCGGCAAGCTCTGGGCGCAGGCGATGCGGAAGCTCGGCCGGGAGATCCCGGAGAACCTCCTTCATCTCGATTCGAACCAGCCCGCCCGTCAGGAAGCTGCGAGCGTCGTCGCTCGCACCCAGCAGGCCGCCGCGAGCTGA
- the lipB gene encoding lipoyl(octanoyl) transferase LipB, which yields MLDVIRLGFSEPLPGGDRHAEFGLPPGPVDYRAAWAVQRALHAEVVAGTRPDTLLLLEHQPVYTAGKLTRDHERPRDGAEVVDIDRGGKITWHGPQQLVGYPLVKLPIPIDVVGFVRDLERTLMGVCAAVGVDTVPVEGRSGVWVTPRDEEARKVCAIGMRVSKRATMHGFALNCANDLSWAQNVIPCGIDDAGVTSLSREAGHRIAVADVVEIAAEAVHELVAHRTSARPV from the coding sequence GTGCTCGACGTCATACGCCTCGGATTCAGCGAACCCCTGCCCGGTGGAGACCGCCATGCGGAGTTCGGCCTGCCGCCGGGGCCCGTCGACTACCGCGCCGCCTGGGCGGTGCAGCGCGCACTGCATGCCGAAGTGGTGGCCGGGACCCGCCCGGACACCCTGCTGCTGCTCGAGCACCAGCCGGTCTACACCGCAGGCAAGCTCACCCGAGACCATGAGCGCCCCCGGGACGGGGCCGAGGTGGTCGACATCGACCGCGGCGGGAAGATCACCTGGCACGGACCGCAGCAGCTGGTCGGATATCCGCTGGTCAAGCTGCCGATCCCGATCGACGTGGTCGGATTCGTGCGCGATCTCGAGCGTACCCTCATGGGCGTCTGTGCCGCCGTGGGCGTGGACACCGTTCCCGTCGAGGGGCGCAGCGGAGTATGGGTGACCCCCCGGGACGAGGAAGCTCGCAAGGTGTGTGCCATCGGCATGCGGGTGTCGAAACGTGCGACGATGCATGGGTTCGCGCTGAACTGCGCGAACGACCTGTCCTGGGCGCAGAACGTGATCCCCTGCGGCATCGATGACGCCGGGGTGACGAGTCTGAGCCGCGAGGCCGGACACCGCATCGCGGTGGCGGACGTCGTCGAGATCGCCGCGGAGGCGGTGCACGAGCTGGTGGCGCACCGCACCTCGGCCCGCCCGGTCTGA
- the sucB gene encoding 2-oxoglutarate dehydrogenase, E2 component, dihydrolipoamide succinyltransferase, producing the protein MSETVKMPALGESVTEGTVTRWLKAVGDTVEMDEPLLEVSTDKVDTEIPSPIAGTVEKILVEEDEDAEVGADLVVIGDGSGSESSGSDDSDAEASTEEEEAPAEGEDLASDDTVAPSTDDEEAPSAESEKPADDADDADSGASGGAASGEDITMPALGESVTEGTVTRWLKEVGDTVEVDEPLLEVSTDKVDTEIPSPVAGTLLEIKVAEDEDAEVGSVLAVIGSGDAAPAKAEEKPKAEEKKPEEKPKAEEKKPEEKPKAEEKKAEEKPKAEEKKAEAPAAPAPQAADAVSGAESSGYVTPLVRKMASEAGVDLSSVKGSGLGGRIRKQDVQEAIEAQKSAAEAPAAAAPAAAAPAAAKVEVSSKRGTEEKMPRIRKVIGQRMTESLHEMAQLTTAVEVDLTRIAKLRARAKEDFAAREGAKLTYLPFLMMAAIEGLKTYPQLNSSIDGDKIVYHGSENIGMAADTERGLVVPVIKNAGDLNLAGLARQIGDLGGRAKGNKLVPDDLSGATFTVTNTGSGGALWDTPIVPAPQVGILGTGTITKRPAVVQNAEGDDSIAIRSMMYLFLSYDHRMVDGGDAARFLTYMKKRLEEGAFEGELGL; encoded by the coding sequence ATGTCTGAAACCGTGAAGATGCCGGCACTCGGTGAATCCGTCACCGAGGGCACCGTCACCCGCTGGCTCAAGGCCGTCGGCGACACCGTCGAGATGGACGAGCCGCTGCTCGAGGTCTCGACCGACAAGGTCGACACCGAGATCCCCTCCCCCATCGCGGGGACCGTCGAGAAGATCCTGGTCGAGGAGGACGAGGACGCCGAGGTCGGCGCCGATCTCGTCGTCATCGGCGACGGCTCCGGGTCCGAGAGCTCCGGCTCCGACGACTCCGATGCCGAGGCATCGACCGAGGAGGAAGAGGCGCCCGCCGAGGGCGAGGACCTCGCCTCGGACGACACCGTCGCCCCGTCGACCGACGATGAAGAGGCCCCCTCCGCCGAGTCGGAGAAGCCCGCTGATGACGCAGATGACGCCGACTCCGGCGCATCCGGTGGTGCCGCCTCCGGCGAGGACATCACCATGCCCGCGCTCGGCGAGTCCGTCACCGAGGGCACCGTCACCCGCTGGCTCAAGGAGGTCGGCGACACCGTCGAGGTCGACGAGCCGCTGCTCGAGGTCTCGACCGACAAGGTCGACACCGAGATCCCCTCCCCGGTCGCCGGCACCCTGCTCGAGATCAAGGTGGCCGAGGACGAGGACGCCGAGGTCGGCTCCGTGCTGGCCGTGATCGGTTCGGGCGATGCCGCTCCGGCCAAGGCCGAGGAGAAGCCGAAGGCTGAGGAGAAGAAGCCCGAGGAGAAGCCGAAGGCCGAGGAGAAGAAGCCCGAGGAGAAGCCGAAGGCCGAAGAGAAGAAGGCCGAGGAGAAGCCGAAGGCCGAGGAGAAGAAGGCCGAGGCACCAGCAGCTCCCGCTCCGCAGGCGGCTGACGCTGTCTCCGGGGCCGAGTCCTCCGGCTACGTCACCCCGCTGGTGCGGAAGATGGCGTCCGAGGCGGGCGTGGACCTCTCCTCCGTGAAGGGTTCCGGTCTGGGCGGTCGCATCCGCAAGCAGGACGTGCAGGAGGCGATCGAGGCGCAGAAGTCTGCCGCCGAGGCACCTGCCGCCGCTGCTCCCGCCGCTGCTGCCCCGGCAGCAGCGAAGGTGGAGGTCTCCTCCAAGCGCGGCACCGAGGAGAAGATGCCGCGCATCCGCAAGGTCATCGGCCAGCGGATGACGGAGTCCCTGCACGAGATGGCGCAGCTGACCACCGCGGTGGAGGTCGACCTGACCCGTATCGCCAAGCTGCGTGCCCGTGCCAAGGAGGACTTCGCCGCCCGTGAGGGTGCGAAGCTCACCTACCTGCCGTTCCTGATGATGGCCGCGATCGAGGGTCTGAAGACCTACCCGCAGCTGAACTCCAGCATCGACGGCGACAAGATCGTCTACCACGGCTCGGAGAACATCGGCATGGCCGCGGACACCGAGCGCGGTCTCGTGGTCCCGGTGATCAAGAACGCCGGCGACCTGAACCTGGCGGGCCTGGCCCGTCAGATCGGTGACCTCGGCGGTCGGGCCAAGGGCAACAAGCTGGTCCCCGACGATCTGTCCGGTGCCACCTTCACCGTCACCAACACCGGTTCCGGCGGAGCACTGTGGGACACCCCCATCGTCCCCGCGCCGCAGGTCGGCATCCTCGGCACCGGCACCATCACCAAGCGTCCGGCGGTCGTGCAGAACGCCGAGGGCGATGACTCCATCGCCATCCGCTCGATGATGTACCTGTTCCTCTCCTACGACCACCGCATGGTCGACGGCGGCGACGCCGCCCGCTTCCTCACGTACATGAAGAAGCGGCTCGAGGAGGGCGCATTCGAGGGTGAGCTGGGTCTGTGA
- the lpdA gene encoding dihydrolipoyl dehydrogenase — translation MAETSTDQFDVVILGGGSGGYAAALRGAQLGQKIALVEKDQLGGTCLHRGCVPTKAMLHVGELADAPNEAAAAGVDLTLNGIDATKVLGFKDKIIGRLHKGLQGLVKSRKVEYVEGFGTLTGPNTISVETGSGTRTLTGKNIILASGSYSKTLPGIDLGGRFLDSEAALQLPEIPKNPIILGGGVIGVEFASIWKSLGAESVTIVEGLPHLVANEDEALSKALERAFKKRGITFSLGVFTEKAEQTDTGVKVTLADGKVFEGDYLLVAVGRGPATSGVGYEEQGIEMDRGFVLADKETLETNVAGVYAVGDIVPGLQLAHRGFAQGIYVAERIAGLNPAPIVESGIERITYCEPEVGSVGLSEKQAKEQLGEDAVEVYEYNLGGNGKSQILNTAGFIKLVREKDGPIIGVHMIGSRTSELMGEALLIVNWEAYPEDVASLVHGHPSQHEALGEAALALAGKPLHAHA, via the coding sequence GTGGCGGAGACAAGCACTGACCAGTTCGACGTCGTGATCCTGGGCGGTGGCAGCGGCGGCTATGCGGCCGCGCTGCGCGGAGCCCAGCTCGGCCAGAAGATCGCGCTCGTGGAGAAGGACCAGCTCGGTGGCACCTGCCTGCACCGCGGCTGTGTCCCGACCAAGGCGATGCTGCACGTCGGCGAACTCGCCGACGCCCCCAACGAGGCGGCCGCCGCAGGCGTCGACCTCACCCTCAACGGCATCGATGCCACGAAGGTGCTGGGGTTCAAGGACAAGATCATCGGCAGGCTCCACAAGGGCCTGCAGGGCCTGGTGAAGTCCCGCAAGGTCGAGTACGTCGAGGGCTTCGGCACGCTCACCGGCCCGAACACCATCTCGGTCGAGACCGGGTCCGGCACCCGCACCCTCACCGGCAAGAACATCATCCTCGCCTCCGGCTCCTACTCGAAGACCCTCCCGGGCATCGACCTGGGCGGGCGCTTCCTGGACTCCGAGGCGGCGCTGCAGCTGCCGGAGATCCCGAAGAACCCGATCATCCTGGGCGGCGGCGTCATCGGCGTCGAGTTCGCCTCGATCTGGAAGTCGCTCGGCGCGGAGTCCGTGACCATCGTCGAGGGCTTGCCCCACCTGGTCGCCAATGAGGACGAGGCGCTGTCCAAGGCCCTCGAGCGCGCATTCAAGAAGCGCGGCATCACGTTCTCGCTCGGCGTCTTCACCGAGAAGGCCGAGCAGACCGACACCGGTGTGAAGGTCACCCTCGCCGACGGCAAGGTCTTCGAGGGCGACTACCTGCTGGTCGCCGTCGGCCGTGGCCCCGCCACCTCAGGCGTGGGCTACGAGGAGCAGGGCATCGAGATGGATCGCGGCTTCGTGCTCGCGGACAAGGAGACCCTGGAGACCAACGTCGCCGGCGTCTACGCCGTCGGCGACATCGTCCCCGGCCTCCAGCTCGCCCATCGCGGCTTCGCGCAGGGCATCTACGTCGCCGAGCGGATCGCGGGGCTGAACCCGGCTCCGATCGTCGAGTCCGGCATCGAGCGCATCACCTACTGCGAGCCCGAGGTCGGCTCGGTGGGTCTGTCCGAGAAGCAGGCGAAGGAGCAGCTGGGCGAGGACGCGGTCGAGGTCTACGAGTACAACCTCGGCGGCAACGGCAAGTCCCAGATCCTCAACACTGCCGGTTTCATCAAGCTGGTCCGCGAGAAGGACGGCCCCATCATCGGCGTCCACATGATCGGCTCGCGCACCTCGGAGCTGATGGGCGAGGCACTGCTCATCGTCAACTGGGAGGCGTACCCCGAGGATGTCGCCTCCCTCGTCCACGGCCACCCCTCGCAGCACGAGGCCCTGGGCGAGGCCGCGCTCGCGCTCGCCGGCAAGCCGCTGCACGCCCACGCCTGA